In Cydia strobilella chromosome 8, ilCydStro3.1, whole genome shotgun sequence, one DNA window encodes the following:
- the LOC134743428 gene encoding zinc finger protein 1 isoform X4: protein MVARTDESMFGCYGDSYSYRLWSLANVWGACRFRPLAGESKPPDDEEDRGSPLGPGGPFSCSQCRGAYPTREQLERHETLHSPNTQVDTVKYACKICHKSFANVYRLQRHMISHDESANLRKFKCNDCDKAFKFKHHLKEHLRIHSGEKPFECANCGKKFSHSGSYSSHMTSKKCLVMNLKMGRIKPNNPALNPDRSPSRKRANAMASQLNNNIAPNGSSFLPILPKYNEAAFFANMSQDNGFHRSPLGRMPFYMPPGMPMSPANGIAPYSFPAPLTQLLEQLASSQYYQSKIENPMSPKRSPHPTDPEDMIEEVTEEDDKRSEGSAELVMDIEDEEAVSIKKEREERECDLRSPTRNLDTVPLNNNGPEADNNQSFNTILESVSASVTKHFFRANMEKMSPMSGSVCPSIESPPTPHVIIKDEPDDLHKCLKCNAIFRNKSDLLDHEKAYCGNLLTFRKHEGLAAQVEETVALNRLEAEMRASVQSGVSASEDEDFTREGRDEKNSTHDDARKIRVRTNLTDEQQAILKQHYAINPQPKREEFKKIAQEIGLHNRVVQVWFQNNRARVRRMTQTVAVYDQPLDLSTKKSASVTSSPSPSPCSISVTHSDSEEAVNLSQKSSRSTTPHRNNYLNTYPHSNCSSSSFTDFRLSPSPGELGAQKRPLAQKLNPTIPMDKLLQYNDMANTRSPILNMHMDGRAPGLSPSYERPLWGEEMLAHNDYDDEGPVLKKNKLKMEFKEGEGQFVCDQCDKTFVKQSSLARHKYEHSGQRPYKCVECPKAFKHKHHLTEHKRLHTGEKPFQCCKCLKKFSHSGSYSQHMNHRFAICKPYRD, encoded by the exons TCCGCCCTCTCGCGGGCGAGAGCAAGCCCCCGGACGATGAGGAGGACCGCGGTTCCCCGCTGGGCCCGGGCGGGCCGTTCTCCTGCAGCCAGTGCCGCGGCGCCTACCCCACGAGAGAGCAGCTTGAGCGCCACGAGACCCTGCACTCGCCCAACACTCAGGTGGATACTGTCAAATAT GCCTGCAAAATCTGCCACAAAAGCTTCGCAAATGTATACCGACTGCAGCGGCATATGATAAGCCACGATGAGAGCGCGAACCTTCGCAAGTTCAAATGCAACGACTGCGACAAAGCCTTTAAGTTTAAGCACCATTTGAAAGAGCACCTCCGCATACATTCCGGAGAGAAGCCATTTGAATGTGCCAACTGCGGAAAGAAATTCTCGCATTCCGGCTCTTACTCTTCGCACATGACTTCTAAGAAGTGTTTGGTTATGAATCTCAAGATGGGCCGCATCAAGCCTAATAACCCCGCACTTAACCCTGACAGAAGCCCTTCACGCAAGCGCGCCAACGCAATGGCTAgccaattaaataataacatcgccCCTAATGGAAGCTCCTTCCTACCAATCCTTCCCAAATACAACGAGGCAGCGTTCTTTGCCAACATGTCACAAGACAACGGCTTCCATCGCTCGCCGCTCGGCAGAATGCCATTCTACATGCCTCCCGGTATGCCCATGAGCCCAGCGAATGGCATCGCCCCTTACAGCTTCCCGGCGCCACTTACCCAGTTACTTGAGCAACTCGCGTCATCGCAATACTACCAAAGTAAAATAGAAAATCCTATGAGCCCGAAACGGAGCCCCCATCCAACGGATCCCGAGGACATGATCGAAGAAGTGACTGAAGAAGACGATAAGCGCTCAGAGGGAAGCGCTGAACTAGTTATGGACATCGAAGATGAAGAGGCAGTCTCTATTAAAAAAGAACGTGAGGAACGAGAATGTGATCTGAGATCACCCACTCGTAACTTAGATACCGTCCCCTTAAACAATAATGGCCCGGAAGCCGACAACAACCAATCTTTCAACACGATATTAGAATCCGTTAGCGCATCAGTAACTAAACATTTCTTCAGAGCTAATATGGAAAAGATGTCTCCTATGTCGGGGAGCGTTTGCCCGAGCATAGAGTCGCCGCCGACCCCGCACGTCATCATCAAAGACGAGCCCGACGATTTACACAAATGTTTAAAATGCAACGctattttcagaaataaaaGCGATTTATTAGACCACGAGAAGGCGTACTGTGGAAATTTATTGACATTTAGAAAGCACGAGGGATTGGCGGCACAGGTTGAAGAAACGGTAGCGCTCAATAGACTAGAAGCTGAAATGCGGGCATCCGTCCAAAGCGGAGTCAGTGCCAGCGAGGACGAAGATTTCACAAGGGAAGGCCGCGACGAGAAAAACTCCACTCATGATGACGCCCGGAAAATCAGAGTTCGAACCAACTTAACCGATGAGCAGCAGGCGATTCTGAAACAACACTACGCTATTAACCCTCAACCAAAACGCGAGGAATTCAAAAAGATCGCTCAAGAAATCGGTCTTCATAATAGAGTAGTGCAAGTCTGGTTCCAAAATAACAGGGCGAGGGTTCGAAGAATGACACAGACCGTAGCAGTGTACGACCAGCCATTAGATCTGTCGACCAAAAAGAGCGCGTCAGTGACGTCGAGTCCATCGCCGTCGCCCTGCAGCATTTCCGTCACACATTCCGACTCCGAGGAAGCGGTCAACCTGAGCCAGAAATCCTCGCGCAGCACGACGCCCCACCGCAACAACTACTTGAACACGTACCCACATTCCAATTGTTCTTCATCGTCCTTCACAGACTTCCGCCTGTCGCCGTCGCCGGGGGAGTTAGGAGCCCAGAAACGGCCTCTAGCTCAGAAACTAAACCCTACAATACCGATGGACAAGCTGTTACAATACAACGACATGGCGAATACCCGGTCGCCTATCCTTAATATGCACATGGACGGGCGCGCGCCTGGGCTAAGTCCGTCGTACGAGCGACCGCTGTGGGGAGAGGAGATGCTTGCCCATAACGACTATGACGACGAAGGGCCGGTACTTAAGAAGAATAAGCTGAAGATGGAGTTTAAGGAGGGCGAGGGCCAGTTCGTATGCGACCAGTGCGACAAGACCTTCGTTAAACAGAGCTCGCTCGCGCGGCACAAGTACGAACACTCAG GTCAGCGACCGTACAAGTGCGTGGAGTGTCCGAAAGCCTTCAAACACAAGCACCATCTGACGGAGCATAAGCGGCTGCACACCGGCGAGAAGCCGTTCCAGTGCTGCAAGTGCCTCAAGAAGTTCTCGCACTCCGGCTCCTACTCCCAGCACATGAACCACCGCTTCGCCATTTGCAAACCCTACCGGGACTAG
- the LOC134743428 gene encoding zinc finger protein 1 isoform X3: MTADPSAFNAPRDSQRHLVTESRTKSATAAPLVPARVAAYRPRAEVRPLAGESKPPDDEEDRGSPLGPGGPFSCSQCRGAYPTREQLERHETLHSPNTQACKICHKSFANVYRLQRHMISHDESANLRKFKCNDCDKAFKFKHHLKEHLRIHSGEKPFECANCGKKFSHSGSYSSHMTSKKCLVMNLKMGRIKPNNPALNPDRSPSRKRANAMASQLNNNIAPNGSSFLPILPKYNEAAFFANMSQDNGFHRSPLGRMPFYMPPGMPMSPANGIAPYSFPAPLTQLLEQLASSQYYQSKIENPMSPKRSPHPTDPEDMIEEVTEEDDKRSEGSAELVMDIEDEEAVSIKKEREERECDLRSPTRNLDTVPLNNNGPEADNNQSFNTILESVSASVTKHFFRANMEKMSPMSGSVCPSIESPPTPHVIIKDEPDDLHKCLKCNAIFRNKSDLLDHEKAYCGNLLTFRKHEGLAAQVEETVALNRLEAEMRASVQSGVSASEDEDFTREGRDEKNSTHDDARKIRVRTNLTDEQQAILKQHYAINPQPKREEFKKIAQEIGLHNRVVQVWFQNNRARVRRMTQTVAVYDQPLDLSTKKSASVTSSPSPSPCSISVTHSDSEEAVNLSQKSSRSTTPHRNNYLNTYPHSNCSSSSFTDFRLSPSPGELGAQKRPLAQKLNPTIPMDKLLQYNDMANTRSPILNMHMDGRAPGLSPSYERPLWGEEMLAHNDYDDEGPVLKKNKLKMEFKEGEGQFVCDQCDKTFVKQSSLARHKYEHSGQRPYKCVECPKAFKHKHHLTEHKRLHTGEKPFQCCKCLKKFSHSGSYSQHMNHRFAICKPYRD; this comes from the exons TCCGCCCTCTCGCGGGCGAGAGCAAGCCCCCGGACGATGAGGAGGACCGCGGTTCCCCGCTGGGCCCGGGCGGGCCGTTCTCCTGCAGCCAGTGCCGCGGCGCCTACCCCACGAGAGAGCAGCTTGAGCGCCACGAGACCCTGCACTCGCCCAACACTCAG GCCTGCAAAATCTGCCACAAAAGCTTCGCAAATGTATACCGACTGCAGCGGCATATGATAAGCCACGATGAGAGCGCGAACCTTCGCAAGTTCAAATGCAACGACTGCGACAAAGCCTTTAAGTTTAAGCACCATTTGAAAGAGCACCTCCGCATACATTCCGGAGAGAAGCCATTTGAATGTGCCAACTGCGGAAAGAAATTCTCGCATTCCGGCTCTTACTCTTCGCACATGACTTCTAAGAAGTGTTTGGTTATGAATCTCAAGATGGGCCGCATCAAGCCTAATAACCCCGCACTTAACCCTGACAGAAGCCCTTCACGCAAGCGCGCCAACGCAATGGCTAgccaattaaataataacatcgccCCTAATGGAAGCTCCTTCCTACCAATCCTTCCCAAATACAACGAGGCAGCGTTCTTTGCCAACATGTCACAAGACAACGGCTTCCATCGCTCGCCGCTCGGCAGAATGCCATTCTACATGCCTCCCGGTATGCCCATGAGCCCAGCGAATGGCATCGCCCCTTACAGCTTCCCGGCGCCACTTACCCAGTTACTTGAGCAACTCGCGTCATCGCAATACTACCAAAGTAAAATAGAAAATCCTATGAGCCCGAAACGGAGCCCCCATCCAACGGATCCCGAGGACATGATCGAAGAAGTGACTGAAGAAGACGATAAGCGCTCAGAGGGAAGCGCTGAACTAGTTATGGACATCGAAGATGAAGAGGCAGTCTCTATTAAAAAAGAACGTGAGGAACGAGAATGTGATCTGAGATCACCCACTCGTAACTTAGATACCGTCCCCTTAAACAATAATGGCCCGGAAGCCGACAACAACCAATCTTTCAACACGATATTAGAATCCGTTAGCGCATCAGTAACTAAACATTTCTTCAGAGCTAATATGGAAAAGATGTCTCCTATGTCGGGGAGCGTTTGCCCGAGCATAGAGTCGCCGCCGACCCCGCACGTCATCATCAAAGACGAGCCCGACGATTTACACAAATGTTTAAAATGCAACGctattttcagaaataaaaGCGATTTATTAGACCACGAGAAGGCGTACTGTGGAAATTTATTGACATTTAGAAAGCACGAGGGATTGGCGGCACAGGTTGAAGAAACGGTAGCGCTCAATAGACTAGAAGCTGAAATGCGGGCATCCGTCCAAAGCGGAGTCAGTGCCAGCGAGGACGAAGATTTCACAAGGGAAGGCCGCGACGAGAAAAACTCCACTCATGATGACGCCCGGAAAATCAGAGTTCGAACCAACTTAACCGATGAGCAGCAGGCGATTCTGAAACAACACTACGCTATTAACCCTCAACCAAAACGCGAGGAATTCAAAAAGATCGCTCAAGAAATCGGTCTTCATAATAGAGTAGTGCAAGTCTGGTTCCAAAATAACAGGGCGAGGGTTCGAAGAATGACACAGACCGTAGCAGTGTACGACCAGCCATTAGATCTGTCGACCAAAAAGAGCGCGTCAGTGACGTCGAGTCCATCGCCGTCGCCCTGCAGCATTTCCGTCACACATTCCGACTCCGAGGAAGCGGTCAACCTGAGCCAGAAATCCTCGCGCAGCACGACGCCCCACCGCAACAACTACTTGAACACGTACCCACATTCCAATTGTTCTTCATCGTCCTTCACAGACTTCCGCCTGTCGCCGTCGCCGGGGGAGTTAGGAGCCCAGAAACGGCCTCTAGCTCAGAAACTAAACCCTACAATACCGATGGACAAGCTGTTACAATACAACGACATGGCGAATACCCGGTCGCCTATCCTTAATATGCACATGGACGGGCGCGCGCCTGGGCTAAGTCCGTCGTACGAGCGACCGCTGTGGGGAGAGGAGATGCTTGCCCATAACGACTATGACGACGAAGGGCCGGTACTTAAGAAGAATAAGCTGAAGATGGAGTTTAAGGAGGGCGAGGGCCAGTTCGTATGCGACCAGTGCGACAAGACCTTCGTTAAACAGAGCTCGCTCGCGCGGCACAAGTACGAACACTCAG GTCAGCGACCGTACAAGTGCGTGGAGTGTCCGAAAGCCTTCAAACACAAGCACCATCTGACGGAGCATAAGCGGCTGCACACCGGCGAGAAGCCGTTCCAGTGCTGCAAGTGCCTCAAGAAGTTCTCGCACTCCGGCTCCTACTCCCAGCACATGAACCACCGCTTCGCCATTTGCAAACCCTACCGGGACTAG
- the LOC134743428 gene encoding zinc finger protein 1 isoform X1, translated as MTADPSAFNAPRDSQRHLVTESRTKSATAAPLVPARVAAYRPRAEVRPLAGESKPPDDEEDRGSPLGPGGPFSCSQCRGAYPTREQLERHETLHSPNTQVDTVKYACKICHKSFANVYRLQRHMISHDESANLRKFKCNDCDKAFKFKHHLKEHLRIHSGEKPFECANCGKKFSHSGSYSSHMTSKKCLVMNLKMGRIKPNNPALNPDRSPSRKRANAMASQLNNNIAPNGSSFLPILPKYNEAAFFANMSQDNGFHRSPLGRMPFYMPPGMPMSPANGIAPYSFPAPLTQLLEQLASSQYYQSKIENPMSPKRSPHPTDPEDMIEEVTEEDDKRSEGSAELVMDIEDEEAVSIKKEREERECDLRSPTRNLDTVPLNNNGPEADNNQSFNTILESVSASVTKHFFRANMEKMSPMSGSVCPSIESPPTPHVIIKDEPDDLHKCLKCNAIFRNKSDLLDHEKAYCGNLLTFRKHEGLAAQVEETVALNRLEAEMRASVQSGVSASEDEDFTREGRDEKNSTHDDARKIRVRTNLTDEQQAILKQHYAINPQPKREEFKKIAQEIGLHNRVVQVWFQNNRARVRRMTQTVAVYDQPLDLSTKKSASVTSSPSPSPCSISVTHSDSEEAVNLSQKSSRSTTPHRNNYLNTYPHSNCSSSSFTDFRLSPSPGELGAQKRPLAQKLNPTIPMDKLLQYNDMANTRSPILNMHMDGRAPGLSPSYERPLWGEEMLAHNDYDDEGPVLKKNKLKMEFKEGEGQFVCDQCDKTFVKQSSLARHKYEHSGQRPYKCVECPKAFKHKHHLTEHKRLHTGEKPFQCCKCLKKFSHSGSYSQHMNHRFAICKPYRD; from the exons TCCGCCCTCTCGCGGGCGAGAGCAAGCCCCCGGACGATGAGGAGGACCGCGGTTCCCCGCTGGGCCCGGGCGGGCCGTTCTCCTGCAGCCAGTGCCGCGGCGCCTACCCCACGAGAGAGCAGCTTGAGCGCCACGAGACCCTGCACTCGCCCAACACTCAGGTGGATACTGTCAAATAT GCCTGCAAAATCTGCCACAAAAGCTTCGCAAATGTATACCGACTGCAGCGGCATATGATAAGCCACGATGAGAGCGCGAACCTTCGCAAGTTCAAATGCAACGACTGCGACAAAGCCTTTAAGTTTAAGCACCATTTGAAAGAGCACCTCCGCATACATTCCGGAGAGAAGCCATTTGAATGTGCCAACTGCGGAAAGAAATTCTCGCATTCCGGCTCTTACTCTTCGCACATGACTTCTAAGAAGTGTTTGGTTATGAATCTCAAGATGGGCCGCATCAAGCCTAATAACCCCGCACTTAACCCTGACAGAAGCCCTTCACGCAAGCGCGCCAACGCAATGGCTAgccaattaaataataacatcgccCCTAATGGAAGCTCCTTCCTACCAATCCTTCCCAAATACAACGAGGCAGCGTTCTTTGCCAACATGTCACAAGACAACGGCTTCCATCGCTCGCCGCTCGGCAGAATGCCATTCTACATGCCTCCCGGTATGCCCATGAGCCCAGCGAATGGCATCGCCCCTTACAGCTTCCCGGCGCCACTTACCCAGTTACTTGAGCAACTCGCGTCATCGCAATACTACCAAAGTAAAATAGAAAATCCTATGAGCCCGAAACGGAGCCCCCATCCAACGGATCCCGAGGACATGATCGAAGAAGTGACTGAAGAAGACGATAAGCGCTCAGAGGGAAGCGCTGAACTAGTTATGGACATCGAAGATGAAGAGGCAGTCTCTATTAAAAAAGAACGTGAGGAACGAGAATGTGATCTGAGATCACCCACTCGTAACTTAGATACCGTCCCCTTAAACAATAATGGCCCGGAAGCCGACAACAACCAATCTTTCAACACGATATTAGAATCCGTTAGCGCATCAGTAACTAAACATTTCTTCAGAGCTAATATGGAAAAGATGTCTCCTATGTCGGGGAGCGTTTGCCCGAGCATAGAGTCGCCGCCGACCCCGCACGTCATCATCAAAGACGAGCCCGACGATTTACACAAATGTTTAAAATGCAACGctattttcagaaataaaaGCGATTTATTAGACCACGAGAAGGCGTACTGTGGAAATTTATTGACATTTAGAAAGCACGAGGGATTGGCGGCACAGGTTGAAGAAACGGTAGCGCTCAATAGACTAGAAGCTGAAATGCGGGCATCCGTCCAAAGCGGAGTCAGTGCCAGCGAGGACGAAGATTTCACAAGGGAAGGCCGCGACGAGAAAAACTCCACTCATGATGACGCCCGGAAAATCAGAGTTCGAACCAACTTAACCGATGAGCAGCAGGCGATTCTGAAACAACACTACGCTATTAACCCTCAACCAAAACGCGAGGAATTCAAAAAGATCGCTCAAGAAATCGGTCTTCATAATAGAGTAGTGCAAGTCTGGTTCCAAAATAACAGGGCGAGGGTTCGAAGAATGACACAGACCGTAGCAGTGTACGACCAGCCATTAGATCTGTCGACCAAAAAGAGCGCGTCAGTGACGTCGAGTCCATCGCCGTCGCCCTGCAGCATTTCCGTCACACATTCCGACTCCGAGGAAGCGGTCAACCTGAGCCAGAAATCCTCGCGCAGCACGACGCCCCACCGCAACAACTACTTGAACACGTACCCACATTCCAATTGTTCTTCATCGTCCTTCACAGACTTCCGCCTGTCGCCGTCGCCGGGGGAGTTAGGAGCCCAGAAACGGCCTCTAGCTCAGAAACTAAACCCTACAATACCGATGGACAAGCTGTTACAATACAACGACATGGCGAATACCCGGTCGCCTATCCTTAATATGCACATGGACGGGCGCGCGCCTGGGCTAAGTCCGTCGTACGAGCGACCGCTGTGGGGAGAGGAGATGCTTGCCCATAACGACTATGACGACGAAGGGCCGGTACTTAAGAAGAATAAGCTGAAGATGGAGTTTAAGGAGGGCGAGGGCCAGTTCGTATGCGACCAGTGCGACAAGACCTTCGTTAAACAGAGCTCGCTCGCGCGGCACAAGTACGAACACTCAG GTCAGCGACCGTACAAGTGCGTGGAGTGTCCGAAAGCCTTCAAACACAAGCACCATCTGACGGAGCATAAGCGGCTGCACACCGGCGAGAAGCCGTTCCAGTGCTGCAAGTGCCTCAAGAAGTTCTCGCACTCCGGCTCCTACTCCCAGCACATGAACCACCGCTTCGCCATTTGCAAACCCTACCGGGACTAG
- the LOC134743428 gene encoding zinc finger protein 1 isoform X2: MKVQSPLMGVGGLYECLAAGWLADMRSKQVPTSTTSARRLAALIRPLAGESKPPDDEEDRGSPLGPGGPFSCSQCRGAYPTREQLERHETLHSPNTQVDTVKYACKICHKSFANVYRLQRHMISHDESANLRKFKCNDCDKAFKFKHHLKEHLRIHSGEKPFECANCGKKFSHSGSYSSHMTSKKCLVMNLKMGRIKPNNPALNPDRSPSRKRANAMASQLNNNIAPNGSSFLPILPKYNEAAFFANMSQDNGFHRSPLGRMPFYMPPGMPMSPANGIAPYSFPAPLTQLLEQLASSQYYQSKIENPMSPKRSPHPTDPEDMIEEVTEEDDKRSEGSAELVMDIEDEEAVSIKKEREERECDLRSPTRNLDTVPLNNNGPEADNNQSFNTILESVSASVTKHFFRANMEKMSPMSGSVCPSIESPPTPHVIIKDEPDDLHKCLKCNAIFRNKSDLLDHEKAYCGNLLTFRKHEGLAAQVEETVALNRLEAEMRASVQSGVSASEDEDFTREGRDEKNSTHDDARKIRVRTNLTDEQQAILKQHYAINPQPKREEFKKIAQEIGLHNRVVQVWFQNNRARVRRMTQTVAVYDQPLDLSTKKSASVTSSPSPSPCSISVTHSDSEEAVNLSQKSSRSTTPHRNNYLNTYPHSNCSSSSFTDFRLSPSPGELGAQKRPLAQKLNPTIPMDKLLQYNDMANTRSPILNMHMDGRAPGLSPSYERPLWGEEMLAHNDYDDEGPVLKKNKLKMEFKEGEGQFVCDQCDKTFVKQSSLARHKYEHSGQRPYKCVECPKAFKHKHHLTEHKRLHTGEKPFQCCKCLKKFSHSGSYSQHMNHRFAICKPYRD; encoded by the exons TCCGCCCTCTCGCGGGCGAGAGCAAGCCCCCGGACGATGAGGAGGACCGCGGTTCCCCGCTGGGCCCGGGCGGGCCGTTCTCCTGCAGCCAGTGCCGCGGCGCCTACCCCACGAGAGAGCAGCTTGAGCGCCACGAGACCCTGCACTCGCCCAACACTCAGGTGGATACTGTCAAATAT GCCTGCAAAATCTGCCACAAAAGCTTCGCAAATGTATACCGACTGCAGCGGCATATGATAAGCCACGATGAGAGCGCGAACCTTCGCAAGTTCAAATGCAACGACTGCGACAAAGCCTTTAAGTTTAAGCACCATTTGAAAGAGCACCTCCGCATACATTCCGGAGAGAAGCCATTTGAATGTGCCAACTGCGGAAAGAAATTCTCGCATTCCGGCTCTTACTCTTCGCACATGACTTCTAAGAAGTGTTTGGTTATGAATCTCAAGATGGGCCGCATCAAGCCTAATAACCCCGCACTTAACCCTGACAGAAGCCCTTCACGCAAGCGCGCCAACGCAATGGCTAgccaattaaataataacatcgccCCTAATGGAAGCTCCTTCCTACCAATCCTTCCCAAATACAACGAGGCAGCGTTCTTTGCCAACATGTCACAAGACAACGGCTTCCATCGCTCGCCGCTCGGCAGAATGCCATTCTACATGCCTCCCGGTATGCCCATGAGCCCAGCGAATGGCATCGCCCCTTACAGCTTCCCGGCGCCACTTACCCAGTTACTTGAGCAACTCGCGTCATCGCAATACTACCAAAGTAAAATAGAAAATCCTATGAGCCCGAAACGGAGCCCCCATCCAACGGATCCCGAGGACATGATCGAAGAAGTGACTGAAGAAGACGATAAGCGCTCAGAGGGAAGCGCTGAACTAGTTATGGACATCGAAGATGAAGAGGCAGTCTCTATTAAAAAAGAACGTGAGGAACGAGAATGTGATCTGAGATCACCCACTCGTAACTTAGATACCGTCCCCTTAAACAATAATGGCCCGGAAGCCGACAACAACCAATCTTTCAACACGATATTAGAATCCGTTAGCGCATCAGTAACTAAACATTTCTTCAGAGCTAATATGGAAAAGATGTCTCCTATGTCGGGGAGCGTTTGCCCGAGCATAGAGTCGCCGCCGACCCCGCACGTCATCATCAAAGACGAGCCCGACGATTTACACAAATGTTTAAAATGCAACGctattttcagaaataaaaGCGATTTATTAGACCACGAGAAGGCGTACTGTGGAAATTTATTGACATTTAGAAAGCACGAGGGATTGGCGGCACAGGTTGAAGAAACGGTAGCGCTCAATAGACTAGAAGCTGAAATGCGGGCATCCGTCCAAAGCGGAGTCAGTGCCAGCGAGGACGAAGATTTCACAAGGGAAGGCCGCGACGAGAAAAACTCCACTCATGATGACGCCCGGAAAATCAGAGTTCGAACCAACTTAACCGATGAGCAGCAGGCGATTCTGAAACAACACTACGCTATTAACCCTCAACCAAAACGCGAGGAATTCAAAAAGATCGCTCAAGAAATCGGTCTTCATAATAGAGTAGTGCAAGTCTGGTTCCAAAATAACAGGGCGAGGGTTCGAAGAATGACACAGACCGTAGCAGTGTACGACCAGCCATTAGATCTGTCGACCAAAAAGAGCGCGTCAGTGACGTCGAGTCCATCGCCGTCGCCCTGCAGCATTTCCGTCACACATTCCGACTCCGAGGAAGCGGTCAACCTGAGCCAGAAATCCTCGCGCAGCACGACGCCCCACCGCAACAACTACTTGAACACGTACCCACATTCCAATTGTTCTTCATCGTCCTTCACAGACTTCCGCCTGTCGCCGTCGCCGGGGGAGTTAGGAGCCCAGAAACGGCCTCTAGCTCAGAAACTAAACCCTACAATACCGATGGACAAGCTGTTACAATACAACGACATGGCGAATACCCGGTCGCCTATCCTTAATATGCACATGGACGGGCGCGCGCCTGGGCTAAGTCCGTCGTACGAGCGACCGCTGTGGGGAGAGGAGATGCTTGCCCATAACGACTATGACGACGAAGGGCCGGTACTTAAGAAGAATAAGCTGAAGATGGAGTTTAAGGAGGGCGAGGGCCAGTTCGTATGCGACCAGTGCGACAAGACCTTCGTTAAACAGAGCTCGCTCGCGCGGCACAAGTACGAACACTCAG GTCAGCGACCGTACAAGTGCGTGGAGTGTCCGAAAGCCTTCAAACACAAGCACCATCTGACGGAGCATAAGCGGCTGCACACCGGCGAGAAGCCGTTCCAGTGCTGCAAGTGCCTCAAGAAGTTCTCGCACTCCGGCTCCTACTCCCAGCACATGAACCACCGCTTCGCCATTTGCAAACCCTACCGGGACTAG